A portion of the Fulvia fulva chromosome 1, complete sequence genome contains these proteins:
- a CDS encoding Terpene cyclase, whose amino-acid sequence MAYTRPIAITLLAGIVVTAHFSLGKQAENNGTFAIADVFTYTTRTLPNTSIPIRIPETGIAAVDNYFAFMVSFFWATLDTRNVRAHLQGHPLLGTLSSTWLLMLGETHRGGRGAASVFGTYFLEIMGELLGIGMFTGVWCIVHLISTSRPNASKSATGKTNLTALGWAMLIGYIVPTLGMIHCAPDGSGLASQQLWTILRLFHPIFVFTSYIVLSTIVPSSSASQGASGPRKFYIFSILASAFFHISAVGILLAPYLTPLWVKDEVTAALNIYDFYVPYPYWLDAVPRQVSFDLGVATFLQWDNLCSASAICVWAAALYVESGGKGRIGAFVQAGGVALLAGPGAAAAFLMLERDAAVAAPVVEGGKKQR is encoded by the coding sequence ATGGCGTACACCCGCCCCATAGCAATTACCTTGCTCGCCGGCATCGTGGTGACAGCTCACTTCTCCCTAGGCAAACAGGCCGAAAACAATGGCACCTTCGCCATAGCCGACGTCTTTACTTACACCACACGCACACTTCCCAACACTTCGATTCCGATCCGGATACCTGAGACTGGCATTGCAGCTGTGGACAATTACTTCGCCTTCATGGTCTCATTCTTCTGGGCTACACTCGACACCAGAAATGTCCGCGCTCACCTCCAAGGCCACCCACTCCTGGGCACGCTCTCTAGCACCTGGCTCTTGATGCTAGGCGAGACGCACCGTGGCGGTAGAGGCGCGGCTTCTGTGTTTGGCACTTACTTCCTCGAGATCATGGGAGAGTTGCTAGGAATTGGCATGTTCACGGGAGTCTGGTGTATCGTGCATCTCATCTCCACCTCCCGGCCCAATGCATCGAAGTCAGCGACTGGCAAGACGAACCTCACAGCCCTTGGCTGGGCTATGTTGATCGGCTACATCGTTCCAACTCTTGGCATGATCCACTGCGCGCCCGACGGCTCGGGACTCGCCAGCCAACAACTCTGGACCATCCTGCGTCTCTTCCACCCAATCTTCGTCTTTACATCCTACATAGTGCTATCCACCATCGTTCCCTCCTCCTCAGCCTCCCAAGGCGCATCAGGCCCACGCAAATTCTACATCTTCAGCATCCTCGCCTCCGCCTTCTTCCACATTTCAGCCGTGGGCATACTACTGGCGCCATACTTGACTCCCCTCTGGGTCAAAGACGAAGTCACCGCCGCTCTCAATATCTACGACTTCTACGTCCCATATCCGTATTGGCTGGACGCGGTGCCGAGACAGGTGTCGTTTGATCTTGGGGTTGCGACGTTTTTGCAGTGGGATAATCTTTGCTCGGCGAGTGCGATTTGCGTGTGGGCGGCGGCTTTGTATGTTGAGAGTGGAGGGAAAGGCAGGATCGGGGCGTTTGTGCAGGCAGGTGGTGTCGCGTTGTTGGCGGGGCCGGGGGCTGCGGCGGCGTTTTTGATGTTGGAGCGGGATGCTGCTGTGGCGGCTCCTGTGGTTGAAGGAGGGAAGAAGCAGCGATAA
- a CDS encoding tRNA (guanine(10)-N2)-methyltransferase has product MDYLIRFVQMHETFRKPEIDALAQINNISIEWLSYTEESHLSIIRFKDVSDPGLAAKALMSRSILAYGMYELWGATSGADYKDLHRDITTRSRHLWSHYGRQSFRFELDAFQGKRTMAEQRQIMEDLVFMGFTGPIAMKNPDNHFTIFEDYKLHAPAPHQLCFGRLVAEAGRRATATYTLKKRKYIATTSMDAELSLITANLALAAPGKLTYDPFMGTGSFPLACAHFGANTFGSDMDGRSIRGKKGRNVKANFEQYSTSSLYLDGFVSDLTNTPLREQRYLDAIVCDPPYGVREGLKVLGSERPHLQDVVYLADGTPAHLGPNYIPPKKPYSFLRILDDILDFGARMLTDNGRLCMWMPVAGVDVEEYEAEDEAKAAKVEVEVEYPVPEHPALELVSTCRQDFNKWSRRLLTYRRLRNDAVDTAALAAYQLKRLDLQADGNGKVTADDLNAFRRRYFQGFQKPSPAPQTTYTPPAG; this is encoded by the exons ATGGACTACCTCATTCGCTTTGTGCAGATGCACGAGACGTTCCGTAAGCCAGAGATTGATGCTCTTGCGCAGATCAACAACATCAGCATAGAATGGCTCTCATACACCGAAGAG TCACACTTATCCATCATCCGCTTCAAAGACGTCTCAGACCCCGGACTTGCTGCAAAGGCTCTCATGTCTCGCTCCATCCTAGCCTACGGCATGTACGAGCTCTGGGGCGCAACCTCTGGCGCAGACTACAAAGACCTGCACCGCGACATCACCACCCGCTCAAGACATCTCTGGTCGCACTACGGCAGGCAATCTTTCCGCTTCGAGCTTGACGCCTTCCAAGGCAAGCGCACCATGGCCGAGCAGCGCCAAATCATGGAGGACCTCGTCTTCATGGGCTTCACCGGCCCCATCGCCATGAAAAATCCTGACAACCACTTCACAATCTTCGAGGACTACAAACTGCACGCACCAGCGCCGCATCAGCTCTGCTTTGGCAGACTTGTAGCTGAAGCGGGGAGGAGAGCTACTGCGACGTATACGCTGAAGAAGCGGAAGTACATCGCCACGACGTCAATGGACGCGGAGCTATCTCTGATCACTGCAAACCTGGCACTCGCGGCACCTGGGAAATTGACCTACGACCCATTCATGGGCACCGGCTCCTTCCCACTTGCGTGTGCACACTTCGGCGCCAACACGTTCGGCAGCGATATGGATGGCCGCAGTATCCGTGGCAAGAAAGGCCGAAATGTCAAGGCCAACTTCGAGCAGTACTCCACCTCATCACTATACCTCGACGGCTTCGTGTCAGACTTGACCAATACGCCTCTGCGGGAGCAACGGTACCTCGACGCCATAGTCTGCGATCCACCATACGGCGTGCGTGAAGGGTTGAAAGTGCTCGGTAGCGAACGGCCACATCTTCAGGACGTAGTCTATCTAGCAGATGGAACTCCCGCTCACCTTGGTCCCAACTATATCCCACCGAAGAAGCCATACAGTTTCTTGCGGATATTGGACGACATTCTCGATTTCGGTGCGAGAATGCTAACGGACAATGGACGCTTATGCATGTGGATGCCTGTCGCAGGTGTGGATGTGGAGGAGTATGAAGCCGAAGACGAAGCGAAAGCAGCAAAGGTTGAGGTGGAAGTCGAGTATCCCGTACCTGAGCACCCGGCACTGGAGCTTGTGAGTACGTGCAGACAAGACTTCAACAAATGGTCAAGACGCCTTTTGACGTATCGACGGCTGCGGAACGATGCAGTAGACACGGCTGCTCTGGCAGCGTACCAGCTGAAGCGGCTGGACTTGCAGGCTGACGGGAATGGCAAAGTCACTGCTGATGATCTGAATGCCTTCAGGAGAAGG TACTTCCAAGGCTTCCAAAAGCCCAGCCCAGCGCCGCAGACTACATACACACCACCGGCTGGATGA
- a CDS encoding Pyrroline-5-carboxylate reductase produces MLFLHNSTVRQLHGSRLRIVCTVPKSLSITNTVSSVANMASELSSKTIAFIGGGNMGAAIISGLAAKGIDKKNIIVAEPWDVNRKKMDDLGVRTTTNNVEASSGADIIILAIKPQVAKTVCQELAASAFFGKSLPLVISIAAGVTAASLKDWCKTKEGKSPAIVRVMPNTPALLGEGASGLYASDEVSKEQKDQASALLGSVSQASEWVDKEELLDVVTGLSGSGPAYFFAMVEHLVASATKLGLSEEVATRLATQTCLGAGKMLVQSSEPPSQLRKNVTSPNGTTQAALESFEASGFAAIVDKAVKAATDRGEELGRTLGAQ; encoded by the exons ATGTTGTTCTTGCACAACTCAACAGTCAGACAACTTCACGGCTCGCGGTTACGGATCGTCTGCACTGTTCCAAAGTCTCTCAGTATTACAAATACCGTCTCATCAGTCGCAAACATGGCGTCTGAACTCTCCTCCAAGACAATCGCCTTCATCG GCGGTGGCAACATGGGCGCCGCCATCATCTCCGGCCTCGCAGCTAAGGGCATTGACAAGAAGAACATCATCGTAGCAGAGCCATGGGATGTCAACCGCAAGAAGATGGACGACCTTGGCGTTCGCACTACCACCAACAATGTCGAAGCATCTTCTGGCGCCGACATCATCATCCTCGCCATCAAACCACAAGTTGCAAAGACTGTGTGCCAAGAGCTCGCAGCATCAGCATTTTTTGGAAAGTCATTGCCGCTCGTCATCTCTATCGCCGCTGGAGTCACTGCAGCAAGTCTGAAAGATTGGTGCAAGACGAAGGAAGGCAAGAGCCCAGCTATCGTACGAGTCATGCCCAACACTCCAGCATTGCTTGGTGAGGGTGCAAGTGGTCTCTATGCCAGTGATGAAGTCAGCAAGGAGCAGAAGGATCAGGCCTCTGCTCTGCTAGGCAGTGTGAGCCAGGCATCGGAGTGGGTCGACAAAGAGGAACTGCTTGATGTCGTAACTGGACTTTCCGGCTCTGGCCCAGCCTACTTCTTCGCTATGGTCGAGCACCTTGTCGCAAGTGCTACCAAGCTTGGTCTTTCCGAGGAAGTTGCAACCCGTCTGGCAACACAAACCTGCCTCGGAGCTGGAAAGATGCTCGTGCAGTCATCTGAGCCCCCTTCACAGCTGAGGAAGAACGTGACCAGTCCCAATGGCACCACACAAGCAGCACTGGAGAGCTTTGAGGCATCAGGATTTGCTGCGATCGTGGACAAAGCCGTGAAAGCTGCCACAGATCGAGGCGAGGAGCTTGGCAGGACTTTGGGTGCTCAGTAA